One Corynebacterium appendicis CIP 107643 DNA window includes the following coding sequences:
- a CDS encoding AbrB family transcriptional regulator: MEQRNRWMIVAPLSVLLGFVLARLHVPAAWILGAIVVSGISALGTGRELKVNAKFYNFCRGIIGVLAALPLAGVPPAELLHYLLPGLVSAAVIIGIGFVGGLTLAQYSARKSHGDELTVSRETGVLSMLSGGASIMMTLADELGADMRYVALTQYLRLLAVSMTLPLVASFLTHPGENHSAGLEVTWWMWLLVIAIALIGEPIARKVHLPAPAVFGPLILTAVIATLLPVPIAPPEPLAVTAFMSIGWVCGGGLSVPALKRFATLLPATITFIVVVMVSCAAMGAVVSVWLDITFFEGYLATSPGAIETVLALSSEGGGGPAVVALQLIRLICILLFAGSLPKILRAIDRRGKR, translated from the coding sequence GTGGAACAACGCAACCGATGGATGATTGTCGCACCGCTCTCGGTGCTCCTCGGATTCGTGCTCGCCCGGCTCCACGTGCCCGCCGCCTGGATCCTCGGCGCGATCGTGGTGTCCGGCATCTCAGCGCTGGGAACAGGCCGCGAGCTAAAGGTCAACGCGAAGTTCTACAATTTCTGCCGCGGCATCATCGGCGTGCTCGCCGCCCTGCCGCTCGCCGGGGTCCCGCCCGCGGAACTGCTGCACTACCTGCTACCCGGGCTCGTCTCAGCGGCCGTGATCATCGGCATCGGCTTCGTCGGCGGGCTCACGCTTGCGCAATACTCCGCGCGCAAAAGCCACGGCGACGAGCTCACCGTCAGCCGCGAGACCGGCGTCCTGTCCATGCTGTCGGGCGGCGCGTCCATCATGATGACGCTTGCCGACGAACTCGGCGCCGACATGCGCTACGTCGCCCTCACCCAGTACCTGCGGTTGCTCGCTGTCTCAATGACCCTGCCCCTCGTTGCGTCGTTTCTCACCCACCCCGGCGAGAACCACTCCGCCGGGCTGGAGGTGACTTGGTGGATGTGGCTGCTCGTCATCGCCATCGCGTTGATCGGCGAGCCCATCGCCCGCAAGGTCCACCTTCCGGCACCGGCGGTGTTCGGGCCGCTGATCCTCACCGCCGTGATTGCGACGCTGCTTCCCGTGCCCATCGCCCCGCCGGAGCCGCTCGCCGTCACGGCGTTCATGTCCATCGGCTGGGTCTGCGGCGGCGGACTGAGCGTGCCGGCGCTGAAACGGTTCGCCACACTGCTGCCCGCCACCATCACGTTCATCGTGGTGGTCATGGTGTCGTGCGCCGCGATGGGCGCCGTCGTGTCGGTGTGGCTGGACATCACGTTCTTCGAGGGCTACCTGGCCACCAGCCCCGGCGCGATCGAGACCGTGCTGGCGCTGTCCTCCGAAGGTGGCGGCGGGCCGGCCGTCGTGGCGCTTCAGCTGATCCGCCTGATCTGCATCCTGCTGTTCGCGGGGTCGCTACCGAAGATTCTGCGGGCGATCGACAGGCGCGGGAAGCGCTAG
- a CDS encoding sugar O-acetyltransferase, with protein sequence MTTPDNAITDSPSLADLRVSRWYRPSSEEIDDAHRAAWGRMRELNSLGNTDRPRAEEILAEIFAPGSAVPGVFAPLYVEFGGNTTFGEHCFLNYNCVILDIAEVTVGNNTLFGPGCQLITVEHPVNDADARAAGWERGRPITIGDNCWFGAGAMVMPGVTVGDNCVIAAGAVVAKDVPDNSLVGGVPAKLIRTLDTPGRPN encoded by the coding sequence ATGACCACGCCCGACAACGCGATCACCGACTCCCCTTCCCTCGCCGATCTCCGGGTCTCCCGCTGGTACCGGCCCAGTTCTGAGGAGATTGACGACGCGCACCGCGCCGCGTGGGGGCGCATGCGCGAGCTGAATAGTTTGGGCAACACCGACCGACCCCGGGCCGAGGAGATCCTCGCGGAGATCTTCGCACCCGGCTCCGCCGTGCCCGGCGTGTTCGCGCCGCTCTACGTCGAATTCGGCGGGAACACCACCTTCGGCGAGCACTGCTTCCTCAACTACAACTGCGTCATCTTGGACATCGCGGAGGTGACCGTGGGCAACAACACCTTGTTCGGGCCGGGCTGCCAGCTCATCACCGTCGAGCACCCGGTGAACGACGCCGACGCCCGCGCCGCCGGCTGGGAGCGCGGCCGCCCCATCACCATCGGCGACAACTGCTGGTTCGGCGCCGGCGCCATGGTCATGCCCGGCGTGACCGTCGGGGACAACTGCGTCATCGCCGCCGGGGCCGTGGTGGCCAAAGACGTGCCCGATAACTCGTTGGTCGGCGGAGTCCCAGCGAAGTTGATCCGCACACTCGACACACCAGGCAGGCCGAACTAA
- a CDS encoding amino acid permease — MSTAHSQRAHSVTIWTLVSLIIGSTVGSGIFALPQNIASVASPGAMLIGWAIAGVGMLSIAFVFQILARRKPHLDSGVYSYVRAGLGDFIGFTSGWGYWLGSVMAQVGYATLFFGTLGHYLPFFDQDNPWVMALTVSVLTWGIFFALTRGVKQAALMNLVTTIAKLVPILAFIVLIAFIGFSWDKFTLDFWGENSGISLSDQIQGIMLFTVWVFIGIEGASVYSKQARSRQDVGRATVIGFLSVLGLLVAVSTLSYGVLTREELAALPDNSMGAVLEAAVGPWGGALISIGLCLSVLGAYISWQMLCAEPIVMMAADGLLPKRLAAKNEAGAPWMAQLVSTSVVQFFVILFFANETSYNAMVQLATIMYLLPYIFSALYLVLLAVRGKGLTHPHAGELFDDSGPAISSSDNRRHLAIGIVGFIYSMWLIYAADPVYVLFGALAVLPGLIPYLWTRIANKEKVFNTFEWVIVGLVIVGAIAAVVGLANGSLVLE, encoded by the coding sequence ATGAGCACAGCCCACAGTCAGCGCGCCCATTCGGTGACCATCTGGACCCTGGTGTCCTTGATCATCGGCTCCACCGTCGGATCTGGCATCTTCGCCCTGCCGCAGAACATCGCTTCGGTGGCCAGCCCGGGCGCGATGCTGATCGGCTGGGCGATCGCGGGCGTGGGCATGCTCTCCATCGCATTCGTCTTCCAGATCCTCGCGCGGCGTAAGCCGCACCTGGATTCCGGCGTGTACTCCTACGTGCGCGCGGGGCTGGGTGACTTCATCGGGTTCACCTCCGGCTGGGGCTACTGGCTCGGCTCGGTGATGGCGCAGGTGGGGTACGCGACGCTGTTCTTCGGCACCCTCGGCCACTACCTGCCGTTCTTCGACCAGGACAACCCGTGGGTCATGGCGCTGACTGTCTCTGTGCTCACCTGGGGCATCTTCTTCGCACTGACCCGCGGCGTGAAGCAAGCGGCGCTGATGAACCTGGTCACCACCATCGCGAAGCTGGTCCCGATTCTGGCGTTCATCGTGCTCATAGCCTTCATCGGGTTCAGCTGGGACAAGTTCACGCTGGATTTCTGGGGCGAGAACTCCGGCATCTCCCTGTCGGACCAGATCCAGGGCATCATGCTTTTCACCGTCTGGGTGTTCATCGGCATTGAGGGCGCGTCGGTGTACTCCAAGCAGGCGCGGTCCCGCCAGGACGTCGGGCGTGCGACGGTGATCGGCTTTTTGTCGGTGCTGGGCCTGCTCGTCGCCGTGTCCACGCTGTCGTACGGCGTGCTCACCCGCGAGGAGCTCGCGGCGCTGCCGGACAACTCCATGGGCGCGGTCCTCGAAGCCGCGGTCGGCCCGTGGGGCGGCGCACTGATCTCCATCGGCCTGTGTCTGTCGGTTCTGGGCGCCTACATTTCCTGGCAGATGCTCTGCGCGGAACCGATCGTCATGATGGCCGCCGACGGCCTGCTGCCCAAGCGCCTCGCCGCGAAGAACGAGGCGGGCGCACCGTGGATGGCGCAGCTCGTCTCCACCAGCGTGGTGCAGTTCTTCGTCATCCTCTTCTTCGCCAATGAGACGTCGTACAACGCGATGGTCCAGCTCGCGACCATCATGTACCTGCTGCCGTACATCTTCTCGGCGCTCTACCTCGTGCTCCTCGCCGTCCGCGGCAAGGGCCTGACGCACCCGCACGCGGGCGAGCTTTTCGACGACTCCGGCCCCGCCATCTCCTCCTCCGACAACCGCCGCCACCTGGCCATCGGCATCGTCGGCTTCATCTACTCGATGTGGCTGATCTACGCCGCCGACCCCGTCTACGTGCTCTTCGGCGCTCTCGCCGTCCTTCCGGGTCTCATCCCGTATTTGTGGACGCGCATCGCCAACAAGGAGAAAGTCTTCAACACCTTTGAGTGGGTCATCGTCGGCCTCGTCATCGTCGGGGCTATCGCCGCAGTCGTCGGCCTGGCTAACGGGTCGCTGGTCCTCGAGTAA
- a CDS encoding VOC family protein → MPAFEAREGMPYWIDLLTSETRKSAYFYSRILGWDVEEGEYRIARLQSMPVAGMVPQEDMPDAWVTYFLSADIEQAAQRVGELGGRVLAQPQRVSLGTMALCADSAGGWFGLYQPEGEDSFVAAGEPGTPVWHEYTCTGDVDKLARFYGELFDWDIVENDGYLLAMQDGAAFAGIWDAREQIPADVPSFWRSYLGVANIAETRSRIEEFGGEVLRGPENSPFGLLLTAADSTGAVVTLCEVDEPVDEESLDEGDSILHL, encoded by the coding sequence ATGCCCGCTTTCGAGGCCCGTGAGGGCATGCCGTACTGGATCGACCTGCTCACCTCGGAGACGAGGAAGTCGGCGTATTTCTACTCCCGGATCCTCGGCTGGGATGTCGAGGAGGGCGAGTACCGCATCGCGCGCTTACAGAGCATGCCCGTCGCGGGTATGGTGCCGCAGGAGGACATGCCGGATGCGTGGGTGACGTACTTCCTGTCCGCCGATATCGAGCAAGCCGCGCAGCGCGTGGGCGAGCTCGGCGGCCGGGTACTGGCCCAGCCGCAGCGCGTCTCCCTGGGCACGATGGCGCTGTGCGCAGACAGCGCGGGCGGCTGGTTCGGCCTGTACCAGCCGGAAGGGGAGGATTCCTTTGTCGCCGCCGGTGAGCCCGGGACGCCGGTGTGGCATGAGTACACGTGCACGGGGGACGTCGATAAGCTGGCGCGTTTTTATGGCGAGCTGTTCGATTGGGACATCGTGGAAAACGATGGCTACCTGCTGGCTATGCAGGACGGCGCGGCGTTCGCCGGCATCTGGGACGCGCGCGAGCAGATTCCCGCCGATGTGCCGAGCTTCTGGCGCTCGTATTTGGGCGTGGCCAATATCGCGGAAACGCGCAGCCGCATCGAGGAATTCGGCGGCGAGGTGCTGCGCGGTCCAGAGAATTCGCCGTTCGGCCTGCTGTTGACCGCCGCCGATTCGACCGGTGCCGTGGTGACGCTGTGCGAGGTCGACGAACCCGTCGATGAGGAGAGCCTCGACGAGGGCGATTCGATCCTGCACCTGTAG
- a CDS encoding RNA-binding S4 domain-containing protein codes for MDVSISGGSIKLGQFLKLAGLAETGGHAKELISSGEVAVNGEVVTTRGHELIDGDVVSIPSLSTTATVVADGGDDGDYFDERTANDDFDPEKWRNL; via the coding sequence ATGGATGTAAGCATTAGCGGCGGCAGCATCAAGCTGGGCCAGTTCCTGAAACTCGCCGGCCTCGCGGAGACGGGCGGTCACGCAAAAGAGCTCATTTCTTCGGGCGAGGTCGCGGTCAACGGCGAGGTCGTCACCACGCGCGGACATGAGCTTATCGACGGCGACGTTGTCTCTATCCCCTCCTTGAGCACCACCGCCACCGTGGTGGCCGACGGCGGGGACGACGGCGACTATTTCGACGAGCGCACCGCCAATGACGATTTCGACCCGGAGAAGTGGAGGAACCTCTAA
- a CDS encoding SDR family oxidoreductase, with product MSEKKIAVVTGGSAGIGEAAARALADDGYTVYVCARRKELCEKIAGEIGGVGVELDVTDQGSVDKLAEQLDRVDVLVNNAGGARGLDPLREAKPEDWDWMYQTNVLGTVRVTKALYRALVGAEGLVINVGSVAGWDAYVGGSGYNAAKFGLRALTRAFRREEVDAPIRITEIDPGRVKTDFAFNRFGDEARAAEVYDGKLNLTAEDIAEAIRWVASLPPHVNIDTMNIMPRDQAER from the coding sequence ATGAGCGAGAAGAAGATTGCAGTAGTCACCGGCGGTTCCGCAGGCATCGGGGAGGCCGCGGCGAGGGCATTAGCTGACGACGGCTACACCGTCTACGTTTGTGCCCGCCGCAAGGAGCTGTGCGAGAAGATCGCCGGTGAGATCGGCGGCGTGGGGGTGGAGCTGGACGTGACGGACCAGGGGAGCGTCGATAAGCTCGCCGAGCAGCTTGATCGTGTCGACGTGCTGGTGAATAACGCGGGCGGCGCGCGCGGGCTCGACCCGTTGCGCGAGGCCAAGCCCGAGGATTGGGACTGGATGTACCAGACGAATGTGCTGGGCACCGTGCGCGTGACCAAGGCGCTGTACCGTGCACTCGTCGGGGCAGAGGGCTTGGTCATCAACGTCGGTTCCGTCGCCGGGTGGGACGCGTACGTCGGCGGCTCCGGCTACAACGCGGCCAAATTCGGGCTGCGCGCGCTCACCCGCGCTTTCCGGCGCGAAGAGGTCGACGCCCCCATCCGCATCACCGAGATCGACCCCGGCCGCGTGAAGACCGACTTCGCCTTCAACCGCTTCGGCGACGAAGCGCGCGCCGCGGAGGTCTACGACGGCAAGCTCAATCTGACCGCCGAGGACATCGCCGAGGCGATCCGGTGGGTGGCCTCCCTGCCGCCGCACGTCAACATCGACACGATGAATATCATGCCGCGCGACCAAGCGGAACGTTAA
- a CDS encoding alpha/beta hydrolase, translating to MTDSGTTTPDFAAAQQRMRHVPEPVQPEAPLPAGESGAAYPVNEQHLEDFQVGGVERSLPPEEQLAQIVSYMENSYPVPDSPDADALDRYLAALPDRLTHAAMLMLGSGLDHTMPGVAYGMNVDVRELPELGACVFTPSTGANERWAVALNPGFGPRATEHHWRPMVAALAELSGTAIVEAPAGAIEAALGFIAEQPATTRAIIAEQHSAGDTDRATRIDAAPLFSPCPGYATAAIGDGSAESFGVIATPEEYRRIVRDLADQLRVAGS from the coding sequence GTGACGGACTCTGGCACAACAACCCCCGATTTCGCCGCCGCGCAGCAGCGCATGCGCCACGTCCCCGAGCCTGTCCAGCCGGAGGCTCCTCTGCCCGCCGGCGAGTCCGGCGCCGCTTACCCGGTTAACGAGCAGCACCTCGAGGACTTCCAGGTCGGCGGCGTTGAGCGCTCCCTGCCGCCTGAGGAACAGTTGGCGCAGATCGTCTCCTACATGGAGAACAGCTACCCGGTGCCGGATAGTCCCGACGCAGATGCGCTCGACCGTTACCTCGCCGCGTTGCCGGACCGCCTCACGCACGCCGCGATGCTGATGCTCGGCTCGGGCCTCGACCACACGATGCCGGGCGTCGCCTACGGCATGAATGTCGACGTGCGCGAGCTGCCCGAGCTCGGCGCGTGCGTGTTCACGCCCAGCACCGGAGCCAACGAGCGCTGGGCCGTGGCCCTCAACCCCGGTTTCGGGCCCCGCGCCACCGAGCACCACTGGCGCCCGATGGTCGCGGCGCTAGCGGAGCTGTCGGGCACAGCGATCGTCGAGGCGCCGGCGGGCGCGATCGAGGCTGCGCTCGGCTTCATCGCAGAGCAGCCGGCTACGACCAGAGCGATCATTGCTGAGCAACACTCAGCAGGAGATACCGACAGAGCAACGCGTATCGATGCCGCGCCGCTCTTCTCCCCCTGCCCTGGCTACGCCACGGCCGCCATCGGCGATGGAAGTGCTGAGAGTTTCGGCGTCATCGCCACGCCGGAGGAATACCGCCGCATCGTCCGCGACCTCGCGGACCAGCTTCGTGTAGCGGGCAGCTAG
- a CDS encoding LysE family translocator — translation MAAGQLLVLIGVWVAAIASPGPDIVQIARLGVKSRAAGVACAVGIMVGNTLWIAASLLGLSALIQAVPQVLAVLQLVGGAYLLWMGIGAIRAGFAVRKEAANDGTAGGSDAVAAADVPPVAALPTSKAFRIGVATNLANPKAVLFFGAVFAQFVKPGMGWEWMLVILLTLVVIGFAWFVGFAVLVDKFAGFLDRYGHVVDVVTGLIFVALAVWMLVEGATSLL, via the coding sequence ATGGCAGCCGGTCAATTACTGGTGCTGATCGGCGTCTGGGTCGCGGCGATCGCCAGCCCCGGCCCCGACATCGTCCAGATCGCGCGCCTCGGCGTGAAGTCGCGGGCGGCCGGAGTGGCGTGCGCCGTCGGAATCATGGTCGGCAACACGTTGTGGATCGCCGCGTCCCTCCTTGGCTTGAGCGCCCTCATCCAGGCCGTGCCGCAGGTGCTTGCCGTACTCCAACTCGTCGGCGGGGCGTACCTGCTGTGGATGGGCATCGGCGCCATTCGCGCCGGGTTCGCCGTGAGGAAGGAAGCAGCGAACGACGGCACAGCCGGCGGCTCGGACGCGGTCGCAGCTGCCGACGTTCCGCCCGTCGCAGCCCTGCCGACCAGCAAAGCTTTCCGCATTGGCGTGGCCACGAACCTGGCTAACCCGAAGGCGGTGCTGTTCTTCGGGGCGGTTTTCGCTCAGTTCGTCAAACCCGGCATGGGCTGGGAATGGATGCTTGTCATCCTGCTCACGTTGGTGGTGATCGGGTTCGCGTGGTTCGTGGGGTTCGCGGTCCTCGTCGATAAGTTCGCGGGCTTTTTGGACCGCTACGGACACGTCGTCGATGTTGTGACGGGGCTGATTTTCGTGGCGCTGGCGGTGTGGATGCTCGTAGAGGGCGCCACGAGTCTGCTTTGA
- a CDS encoding TSUP family transporter codes for MFALLVAAAALAGWVDAVIGGGGLVLIPVLMAGTSMPPAAILATNKVAAVFGTASAAVTLVRRVGVPRQTWGYALIAGALSAVGALLASLIDASLLRPLILVLLIAVGVFVALKPEFGTRQSLEDQPVLTPRRVLAAAGLVAVIGFYDGTFGPGTGMFLIMGFTALFAQNFLRSAAMAKVINTATNLGALAVFIAGGFVDWPLAIALAVANIVGAQIGARTVLGGGAKLVRYALLTLVVVLSTYLAFQL; via the coding sequence ATGTTCGCTTTGTTGGTCGCCGCTGCAGCTCTCGCGGGCTGGGTCGATGCGGTGATCGGGGGCGGCGGGCTCGTCCTCATTCCGGTGCTGATGGCAGGCACGTCGATGCCGCCGGCGGCGATCTTGGCGACGAATAAAGTGGCGGCGGTCTTCGGCACGGCGTCCGCGGCCGTCACGCTCGTCCGCCGCGTGGGCGTGCCCCGCCAGACGTGGGGTTACGCGCTCATCGCCGGGGCACTGTCAGCAGTGGGTGCGCTTCTCGCGTCGCTTATCGACGCCTCCCTTCTCCGCCCCCTCATCCTCGTCCTCCTCATCGCCGTGGGCGTGTTCGTGGCGCTGAAACCGGAATTCGGCACGAGGCAGTCGCTGGAGGATCAACCGGTGCTCACCCCGCGCCGGGTTCTCGCCGCCGCTGGTTTGGTTGCCGTGATCGGGTTTTACGACGGAACCTTCGGCCCCGGCACCGGCATGTTCCTCATCATGGGATTCACGGCGCTGTTCGCCCAGAACTTCCTGCGCTCCGCCGCGATGGCCAAAGTGATCAACACCGCGACGAATCTCGGTGCACTGGCGGTGTTCATCGCAGGCGGGTTCGTCGACTGGCCGTTGGCTATCGCACTCGCCGTGGCCAATATCGTCGGCGCACAGATCGGAGCCCGCACAGTGCTGGGCGGCGGTGCGAAACTGGTGCGGTACGCCCTGCTCACGCTTGTGGTCGTGCTGTCGACGTATCTGGCGTTCCAGCTCTAG
- a CDS encoding heavy metal-binding domain-containing protein — protein sequence MILTTTQTVEGRTITEYMRIIGGETITGMNMFKDIGAGFRNMVGGRASSWEQELIQARDSALNELWERARQIGADGVVGVELDYSPMGADGSMMLVAATGTAVRLD from the coding sequence ATGATCCTCACGACCACGCAGACAGTTGAAGGCCGGACAATCACGGAGTACATGCGCATCATCGGTGGCGAAACGATCACCGGCATGAACATGTTCAAGGACATCGGCGCAGGCTTCCGCAATATGGTGGGCGGCCGCGCGAGCTCCTGGGAGCAGGAGCTGATTCAGGCGCGCGACAGTGCGCTGAACGAGTTGTGGGAGCGCGCACGCCAGATCGGTGCGGACGGCGTGGTGGGCGTTGAGCTGGACTATTCGCCGATGGGTGCGGATGGCTCGATGATGCTCGTCGCTGCGACGGGCACGGCGGTTCGGCTGGACTAG
- a CDS encoding ATP-dependent RNA helicase encodes MFDLSTIGAGLPVADLIGDLPPRGPLVVEAPPGTGKTTLLPPAISNLTTDSGVTLVTAPRRVAVRAAARRLAFLDGTPLGDRVGYSIRGEHKQGSAVQFVTPGVLLNRLLKDPELTGVGAVVIDEVHERQLDTDLVLAMAMEVAFLRDDLYLAVMSATLDAKALAEHMGAQILSTEAVTHPLDVSYHPHPGRAEGSREFYSHVAKLAGSPHDGDRDGRTLVFVPGAREVDAVCAQLPSAAPLHGRLTNKEQDEALNGNVQVVVATSIAESSITVPGVNRVVDAGLSRLPRRDAARAMTGLVTVSSAKTSADQRAGRAGRLGPGEVLRAYSQSDYQHFSADIAPEITTADLTSAALTLAAWGSPDLPLLTRPPANALADAQRTLRELGALDDSGTTALGEKLAAMPLDPRLGTALLEHGSGAARTVAALAEGISGDLARAQPPRKQIERFARMVPRTGDVPAGDVVAAAYPEWVGKHLGDREYLLASGTRAKLDATIPPADWIAAAEIQLTAKGAVIRAAAATELPEHRVTETTTASLIDGRLRPRRTTTLGAIELTSTPITLSRAEAQEALAGIGISFDDFQLDEKAQRLKDRLDFLRERHGEPWPDVTAGDYSPEVGKLAEGASISALDMHAAFMRQLPWPEAADMDALAPERLSVPSGSHPRVDYSTERPVVRVKLQECFGLSASPEVSGVRVLFHLLSPAGRELAVTDDLTSFWDGPYIQVRKEMRGRYPKHPWPEDPWSAQATARTKNRM; translated from the coding sequence ATGTTCGACCTATCCACCATCGGCGCAGGGCTGCCAGTAGCAGACCTCATCGGGGACCTCCCACCGCGTGGCCCGCTCGTGGTGGAAGCGCCGCCGGGCACAGGCAAGACGACGCTGCTGCCGCCCGCGATCAGCAACCTCACCACCGACAGCGGCGTCACACTCGTCACCGCACCCAGGCGCGTGGCGGTACGTGCCGCCGCCCGCAGGCTCGCGTTTCTTGACGGCACGCCCTTAGGCGACCGTGTCGGCTACTCCATCCGCGGCGAGCATAAACAAGGCTCCGCGGTGCAGTTTGTCACCCCTGGTGTCCTCCTGAACCGCCTACTCAAAGACCCGGAGCTGACCGGTGTCGGCGCGGTGGTCATCGACGAGGTCCACGAACGTCAGCTCGACACCGACCTGGTGCTGGCCATGGCGATGGAGGTCGCGTTCCTGCGCGACGACCTCTACTTGGCCGTCATGTCGGCGACCCTCGACGCGAAGGCGCTGGCCGAGCACATGGGCGCACAGATCCTCTCCACCGAGGCCGTCACCCACCCGCTCGATGTCAGCTACCATCCGCACCCCGGCCGCGCGGAGGGGTCGCGGGAGTTCTACTCCCACGTCGCGAAGCTCGCGGGGAGCCCGCACGACGGCGACAGGGACGGCCGCACCCTCGTCTTCGTGCCCGGTGCGCGCGAAGTCGACGCGGTATGCGCGCAGCTGCCGAGTGCCGCGCCGCTCCACGGCCGGTTGACCAACAAGGAGCAGGACGAGGCGCTGAACGGGAACGTGCAGGTCGTCGTGGCTACCTCGATCGCGGAAAGCTCGATCACGGTGCCGGGCGTCAACCGCGTCGTCGATGCCGGGCTCTCCCGCTTGCCGCGCCGCGACGCCGCCCGCGCAATGACGGGCCTAGTCACTGTCTCGAGTGCGAAGACGAGCGCGGACCAGCGAGCGGGACGTGCGGGACGTCTCGGCCCGGGCGAGGTTCTGCGCGCCTATTCGCAGTCGGACTACCAGCACTTCAGCGCCGATATCGCCCCGGAGATCACCACCGCGGACCTGACCTCGGCCGCGCTGACGCTCGCCGCGTGGGGCTCGCCCGACCTGCCGCTTCTCACCCGTCCGCCCGCGAACGCGCTCGCCGACGCCCAGCGCACACTCCGCGAACTCGGCGCCCTCGACGACAGCGGAACTACAGCGCTCGGTGAGAAGCTCGCCGCGATGCCGCTCGACCCGCGCCTGGGCACCGCGCTGCTCGAGCACGGGTCCGGCGCCGCGCGCACGGTCGCGGCGCTCGCGGAAGGTATCAGCGGGGATCTCGCCCGCGCGCAGCCGCCGCGGAAGCAGATCGAACGCTTCGCGCGCATGGTTCCACGCACCGGCGACGTCCCAGCGGGCGACGTGGTCGCCGCCGCGTACCCGGAGTGGGTGGGCAAACACCTCGGCGACCGCGAATACCTGCTGGCCAGCGGCACGCGCGCCAAGCTGGATGCCACCATCCCGCCCGCCGACTGGATCGCCGCCGCCGAAATCCAGCTCACCGCCAAAGGCGCCGTCATTCGTGCGGCCGCCGCCACCGAGCTGCCCGAGCACCGCGTCACCGAGACAACCACAGCATCGCTTATCGACGGCCGCCTCCGCCCCCGCCGCACCACCACCCTCGGCGCCATCGAGCTGACCTCCACCCCGATCACCCTCTCCCGTGCCGAGGCGCAGGAAGCCCTCGCCGGGATCGGGATCTCCTTCGATGACTTCCAGCTGGACGAGAAAGCTCAGCGCCTCAAAGACAGGCTGGATTTCCTGCGCGAACGCCACGGCGAACCATGGCCCGACGTGACCGCCGGTGACTATTCGCCGGAGGTGGGGAAGCTGGCAGAAGGGGCGTCGATAAGCGCACTCGACATGCACGCCGCGTTCATGCGGCAACTGCCGTGGCCCGAAGCCGCCGACATGGATGCGCTCGCGCCCGAGCGGCTGAGCGTGCCCAGCGGCTCGCACCCGCGCGTGGATTATTCGACCGAGCGCCCCGTCGTGCGCGTCAAGCTGCAGGAATGCTTCGGCCTGTCCGCCTCCCCCGAGGTCAGCGGCGTGCGGGTACTGTTCCACCTGTTGTCGCCCGCCGGCCGCGAACTCGCCGTCACCGACGACCTGACCAGCTTCTGGGACGGCCCCTACATCCAAGTCCGCAAAGAGATGCGCGGCCGCTACCCCAAGCATCCCTGGCCCGAAGACCCTTGGAGCGCGCAAGCGACCGCGAGGACCAAGAACCGGATGTGA